Proteins from a genomic interval of Methanohalophilus levihalophilus:
- a CDS encoding DUF362 domain-containing protein, with translation MMDNRVVIASCPDYSAAKGAVREAVAELGGMKRFVNSGDRVLIKPNLLAAHVPEDAVTTHPEVVAAVCDLVIEAGGIPMVGDCAGITHPGATAKAFEVSGIGESTLNTGGDVVNFQQNGFRKVEVPGAKHFPELYISKDVLDADVVINLPKLKTHELTLMTGAVKNMFGTVPLKIRKESHLLADPDVFSEAVLEIFSAATPQLSIMDAVLCMEGHGPSRGSPVHVGAIIASANSFALDIVAAQVMGFDKMDIPTNRVAARKGLDTDLEITGIPIEDVTVSFKRPPRGVLRLLPPWITSIVGRAYKVNPEINTFRCQLCGACVSNCPADAIKKEGSSLKIDDKQCILCYCCRELCPYEAVDIKKSLLAKILSRD, from the coding sequence ATGATGGATAACAGGGTGGTCATTGCTTCCTGTCCGGATTATTCCGCTGCAAAAGGAGCGGTAAGGGAAGCAGTTGCAGAACTTGGTGGGATGAAACGTTTTGTGAATTCGGGAGATCGTGTTTTGATCAAACCCAACCTGCTTGCTGCTCATGTGCCGGAAGATGCAGTTACAACCCATCCTGAAGTTGTGGCGGCAGTTTGTGATCTTGTGATAGAAGCCGGTGGAATTCCCATGGTGGGAGACTGTGCAGGAATCACTCATCCGGGAGCAACCGCCAAAGCATTCGAAGTATCAGGAATTGGCGAGTCTACGCTCAACACTGGCGGGGATGTTGTCAATTTCCAGCAAAACGGTTTCAGAAAGGTTGAAGTTCCGGGCGCAAAACACTTTCCTGAACTTTACATCAGCAAGGATGTTCTGGACGCAGATGTTGTTATCAATCTTCCCAAGCTAAAAACCCATGAGCTGACACTCATGACCGGGGCTGTCAAGAACATGTTCGGAACCGTCCCCCTGAAGATACGCAAGGAATCTCACCTTCTCGCAGATCCTGATGTTTTCAGTGAGGCAGTTCTTGAGATTTTTTCCGCTGCAACTCCGCAGCTTTCAATTATGGATGCTGTTCTCTGTATGGAAGGGCATGGTCCGTCCCGGGGTTCCCCGGTACATGTCGGTGCAATCATTGCTTCCGCCAATTCGTTTGCATTGGACATTGTTGCAGCGCAGGTAATGGGATTCGACAAAATGGATATTCCTACAAATCGGGTTGCTGCCAGAAAGGGATTGGATACGGATCTGGAAATTACGGGTATTCCTATTGAGGATGTGACAGTATCTTTCAAACGCCCTCCCCGAGGGGTTCTTCGTCTTTTGCCTCCATGGATTACCTCAATAGTAGGACGAGCCTATAAAGTAAATCCAGAAATCAACACCTTCAGATGCCAGTTGTGCGGAGCCTGTGTATCCAATTGTCCGGCAGATGCCATCAAAAAAGAAGGGTCTTCACTTAAAATAGATGACAAGCAGTGCATCCTTTGCTACTGCTGTCGCGAGCTATGCCCCTACGAGGCAGTGGATATCAAGAAATCACTGCTTGCGAAGATTTTGTCAAGGGATTAA
- the pheS gene encoding phenylalanine--tRNA ligase subunit alpha, translating into MTTNLTLNEKKVLLALNELKETTPEALAGKAELKVENATQAAFLLEEKGLAGVKDETSESFSLTSEGKTYASEGLPERQVLNAIDAPTPIPELQKKLSPHMVGIATGWLKRKGWANIEQGKIVPNADVPEGDDEVFLKNAGEGDFSVEDTGASKKTIDDLLKRKLLEKIETKQRTISILEEGLDLAAEGISLEEDITQLTGQMLKSGEWKGKSFRPYNIEKPPRKIYAAKAHPYQRLIDEMRQIFLEMGFTEIKGDIIQSSFWNFDALFQPQDHPAREMQDTFHLDTTSDLPEDYVKTVCSMHETGGDIDSIGWGGKWSPEIAERNVLRTHTTAVTIKYLSEHTEPPVKAFCIDRAYRRETIDPTHTPEFEQLEGIIMDRNMSFANLLGCLKEFYHRMGFENVRFRPGYFPYTEPSVEPEVYVDGLGWVELGGAGVFRKEVTEPLGIDYPVLAWGLGVSRVAMLKIGLKDLRDLYQSDIEWLRSSPICKL; encoded by the coding sequence ATGACTACCAATCTCACACTCAATGAAAAGAAGGTTTTACTCGCACTTAACGAGCTAAAGGAAACAACCCCTGAAGCGCTGGCAGGAAAAGCAGAACTGAAAGTGGAAAATGCAACACAGGCTGCATTTCTGCTTGAGGAAAAAGGACTTGCCGGAGTAAAAGATGAGACCTCGGAAAGCTTCAGTTTAACCAGCGAAGGTAAAACATATGCATCCGAAGGCCTTCCTGAGAGACAGGTGCTAAATGCAATCGATGCACCAACCCCAATTCCTGAATTGCAGAAAAAATTATCACCCCATATGGTGGGAATTGCTACTGGATGGCTCAAGAGGAAAGGATGGGCAAACATCGAGCAGGGAAAGATTGTCCCGAACGCCGATGTACCGGAAGGTGATGACGAAGTTTTCCTGAAAAATGCAGGTGAAGGGGATTTTTCAGTAGAAGACACAGGTGCTTCAAAGAAAACAATTGATGATTTACTCAAACGCAAACTTCTCGAGAAAATCGAGACAAAACAGCGTACAATCAGTATCTTAGAGGAAGGTCTGGATCTTGCCGCTGAAGGTATCAGCCTTGAGGAAGATATTACACAGCTTACCGGCCAGATGTTAAAAAGTGGAGAGTGGAAAGGCAAATCATTCCGTCCTTACAATATCGAAAAACCCCCGAGGAAGATTTACGCTGCAAAGGCACATCCATACCAGCGCCTGATTGATGAGATGAGGCAGATTTTCCTTGAGATGGGATTCACTGAAATCAAAGGTGACATCATCCAGAGTTCATTCTGGAATTTCGATGCCCTTTTCCAGCCACAGGATCACCCAGCAAGGGAAATGCAGGATACATTCCACCTTGACACAACTTCCGATCTTCCGGAAGATTATGTTAAAACCGTGTGTTCCATGCACGAGACCGGAGGAGATATCGACTCCATCGGGTGGGGAGGAAAATGGAGCCCTGAAATCGCAGAGCGTAATGTACTCCGTACACACACTACAGCTGTCACAATCAAGTACCTTTCAGAACATACCGAACCTCCGGTAAAAGCATTCTGTATTGACAGGGCATACCGCAGGGAAACCATTGATCCTACACATACACCTGAATTCGAACAGCTTGAAGGTATAATCATGGACAGGAACATGTCCTTTGCCAACCTTCTGGGATGCTTGAAAGAATTCTATCACCGTATGGGATTCGAGAATGTCCGATTCAGGCCCGGTTACTTCCCATACACCGAACCCAGTGTGGAGCCGGAAGTATACGTTGATGGTCTTGGATGGGTGGAACTCGGCGGTGCAGGTGTATTCCGGAAAGAAGTCACAGAACCTCTGGGAATTGATTATCCGGTACTTGCCTGGGGTCTTGGCGTCAGCAGGGTTGCCATGCTTAAAATCGGTCTCAAGGATCTGCGTGATCTGTACCAGTCCGACATAGAGTGGCTTCGTTCAAGTCCAATTTGCAAGCTTTAA
- a CDS encoding tryptophan--tRNA ligase, protein MNSKLDPWGSSNIDDYSKLFDEFGILPFDDIYNNVPEPSHYMRRKIIFGHRGYDRVTEAMAEGKPFAVMSGFMPSGMVHLGHKMVMEEIIWHQKMGGDAFVGIADREAHAVRGFSWDKCREIGVEQYILSLIALGFEPSGHIYFQSESDNVKDLAFELGVKANFSELSAIYGFNGQTNVAHMVSALTQSADILQPQLGEFSGPKPTVIPVGSDQDPHIRLTRGLANSMNMFRIEKREDLKGNPYMSIRSKAAPEGALQEVAKRMPWKTKVFEGHVDVFGVDDKQKLKEIARQAELDLGGYSFLPPASTYHRFMSGLQGGKMSSSIPDSVISLTEEPKKAAKKVKRAKTGGRMTLEEQKELGGEPTNCSVYELFMFHLIDDDKELEEIHSECVEGTRMCGHCKVYAAELMSDFLTEHQELREQARDKLDEYGL, encoded by the coding sequence ATGAATTCAAAACTTGATCCGTGGGGTTCATCAAACATCGACGATTATTCAAAGCTCTTTGATGAATTTGGAATTCTCCCTTTTGATGATATTTACAACAATGTACCTGAACCAAGCCACTATATGCGCCGCAAGATTATTTTCGGCCACCGTGGATACGACAGGGTGACAGAAGCCATGGCAGAAGGCAAACCATTTGCAGTAATGAGCGGATTCATGCCTTCCGGAATGGTTCACCTCGGCCACAAAATGGTTATGGAAGAGATCATCTGGCACCAGAAAATGGGGGGAGATGCCTTCGTAGGTATTGCGGACAGGGAAGCCCATGCTGTAAGAGGTTTTTCATGGGACAAATGTCGGGAAATCGGAGTTGAGCAGTACATACTCAGCCTGATAGCCCTTGGTTTTGAACCAAGTGGTCACATTTATTTCCAGTCCGAATCAGACAATGTTAAGGATCTTGCCTTTGAACTCGGGGTCAAGGCAAACTTCTCTGAACTAAGCGCTATTTATGGATTCAACGGTCAAACAAATGTTGCACATATGGTGAGTGCACTTACCCAGAGTGCCGACATATTGCAACCACAGCTTGGAGAATTCAGCGGACCGAAACCCACAGTAATTCCTGTTGGTTCTGATCAGGACCCACATATTCGCCTCACAAGAGGACTTGCCAACAGCATGAACATGTTCCGTATCGAGAAAAGGGAAGACCTGAAAGGAAATCCATACATGAGCATCCGCAGCAAGGCTGCACCTGAAGGCGCTTTGCAGGAAGTAGCAAAAAGGATGCCATGGAAGACAAAGGTCTTCGAAGGACATGTCGATGTTTTCGGAGTTGATGACAAACAAAAACTCAAGGAAATCGCCAGACAGGCTGAACTAGATCTTGGAGGATATTCATTCCTTCCACCTGCATCCACATACCACAGGTTCATGTCGGGTTTGCAGGGAGGGAAGATGTCAAGCAGCATTCCGGACAGCGTAATTTCCCTTACCGAGGAACCAAAGAAGGCTGCCAAGAAAGTCAAACGTGCAAAGACCGGCGGGCGCATGACTCTGGAGGAGCAGAAAGAGCTTGGCGGAGAACCAACCAACTGCTCAGTTTACGAATTATTCATGTTCCATCTTATTGACGATGACAAGGAACTGGAGGAAATCCATTCCGAATGCGTTGAAGGTACACGCATGTGCGGCCATTGCAAGGTTTATGCCGCCGAACTAATGTCCGATTTCCTTACTGAACATCAGGAACTCAGGGAACAGGCACGGGACAAACTTGACGAATACGGACTCTGA